The Prinia subflava isolate CZ2003 ecotype Zambia chromosome 2, Cam_Psub_1.2, whole genome shotgun sequence genomic sequence CCTTGATGACTCTCTTTGACTATGAAACATGAAAGCAACAAATTCCATCACGAAGGTGCATTTGACTGGAGCTATATCCAAGCTAGCCAATTAAATATGCCCAGAAACATCCTTGGGTGTTGAagccagctggcacagagcagctcatgCCCATCCTGGTAAATGCTTTATGCAGAATTGCTGCACCAAGCATCCTGCTGGGGAAAAGTCCTTAAGGTCCCAGCCAGGATCTGCTGGGGGAAATGTTGGGTGGCACAGTTCAAAATCATGCCAAGGGAAAATGCTCATGGTTTGCTGTAATGGGTGTTCACATTACACTACTTGGGAGTGCTCCAGGTCCTTTACTAGTATAACTTCAGCCTGAATGTTTAAACCTCTGCTGAGTTATTGTGGCAGATAGTATCAGTTCCTCGGTGTCCAGTTCCTTTGCATGAATGGTTTTGAAGCACAAGAGGGCAATATTGAGTTGCTGCAAGTGTTTATAATAGCAGACCTGCATTTCCCTGGGATATTATCTCCTCCTCGAATCTCTTTCTATTTGATCATAAGCTTTTCACTCAGATGTTACAGTGTCATGTGATATTAATGACCTGATATAAATATTCAAAGTCTAATGCTGTAATTTTAATGCAGAGACCACCCCAATTTTCTGTTTTTGGGATTATTTTTCTAATGCCACacttaagttttattttattattttattatttttctaatgccacacttaagttttatttttagatggAAGTAGAAGAACCGGGTGGATTCGTTCATctggaaaaatttcttccagtGATGACAAAAGTTCTACTTGACAGAAGGTAATGGAAAGTGAATTTTATGTGTCTATAGTTTATTTCAGACTGACTGAGTTGATTCTGTCATAAATAAGCATATCTACAGAAATTTTATATAACTGGAAGGAGTATAGATCTTTGTCATTTAAACTCATTTTACATTATCTATAtagattttgtttcaaaatcagTTGCTGTACATTAAATTATGTCGTACTGATGATATAAATAATATGAGCTTATAATTGTAATTGTGATAATATGcagcttttgtatttttaattggaGTCAGAATTGCTATTCAACATACTTTGTGtatcactgaaatattttgtatgCAAATTAAGGTCGTAACTATTGCTTTCTCTGAACATATGAGTTACATTTACTGAGGAGCACAGAGTGTTACAGTGTATTCTAAATAACTTGTGTAAACAAGCTTCATATTAATGTCTCAAAATTACTTCCAGGTACAGCTGAAAGTATACAATGAGCACTCTAAAAAACTGCTGATTTTAAAGTGGACACAAAGGTGCTTAGAAGTCTTTGCACATACACAGGGACTTGTGCTATTTTGACATTTTGCACTAAAGTAAGATTACTTACAAGGAGtttatctttcattttaaagatgGTAGTCAAGGCTTTTAAGAAACTCAGTCTTGTCCAATCCGAGAAGTTATTTTGCACACAGAGGGCTTTTGGTAGGAGGGTGTTCTACCCATGAAGTAGCTGTGGCTCCACACTGAAGTTCACCCTTTCACAAAATGATGCCTTGCTGCTCTAggctctccccctcctcctccacaccCCCTTCATGCAAACATACACACAGACAAACAGACATAcagacaaacacacacaaataccCCTGCACGCTTCCCCCAGGCTAGTGTGGGCTTGTGGAGACCCACTTCATCTTTGGGGCACTGTGTCCATAGATCACTTAAGCAAGGGCACATGAGATTTGGATCACAAAATCCAAGGCTTCTTGTTAGCACATCTGATTTTTAGATAGTAAAAGACTGAGGCGGGTCTGGACAAAGCAGTCAAGCAGTTAGAACCTCCCTGGATTCAGCTCCTTCTCTTTAGTATTCTGGGGGTTTGGTGAGAGCCTGCTGGGATATGGAAGCTCTCCATTGCTGCACTGAGCTTGCTTTCCAGCTTTGAAATCAAACATGCATATGCATGCACACACGTGCCCAGTTCTCCCCTCTCTCTGAAATTGTTAGTGACAGACCTTTTCTTTTATAGCTACCAGCCTCCTTTGCTCATTAGCTCATTAGACTGCCCAAGCCCCACTAGGTGATCTGTTGCCTAGCTACCAGCCTACCTGGacaaaactttgttttcttggtttgtcCATTTCTGTTCAGTGCATTGGCTATGTGGAATGATTCATCTGTTGCTGATTCCTGCTAACCCACCAAGCCAGTCCAGACATGCAGAAGACACTCATCTGGCTCCTCAGCACGAGGGCAATTAAACAGTAGTACAACAAAAGATGTAAGAGTTAAATCTATGGACAGTTCCAAAAGGTCAGGCTGCAATTAAATGTTTGATAGATGAAACTTAGTAAATTCTCATAGAAAAtaagctttccttttcctttagcAGTTGTATTTAGTTTTTTCAGAACACTGGCAAACAGTGACTTTTCTGATTCCATGGTTTCAGATTCCGGCCTATTCCAGAAGATGTCATTGTCCATGCATTTGAGGTCTGTAATGAAATATTCAAGTATCTAATTGCTGGGAAGAAGTTGCTGCTTTTTGATACAAGAAGCTTAAACCGAcaagttttattctttttctttaaaggctTTGGATGAGAATAAACGTGGATATATTACCAAAGAGGACCTGGTCAAACATTTGACTGAAGGAGGTAACATGGCTTCTGTAATATCAGTATTTAAGTAAAAGCATTACATATGTATATGGCACCTTGAGGTCTTTACCTTGCAGGGCAAAACCTGCAGAATGTAGATACATTGTCTTCAGACAATGCTATTGCTGTGATGAGTGGCTGCAGACTAGGACATTTCACTGGTCAATGATGCAGGGAAAGAGCATTTATCTGCCTGCTTGCAGGCATTATAAAATAGAGATTTTTATTCTTATCCTTATTTATAATTCAATCATGTCTggatattttgtgattctgtgcaCACCTCTGTGCTCACTAAGTATGTGACTCTTTTGTTGTCCTGTAAAATTGCAGCTTAGATTTCCGGATGTTTCAGTGGTTTCAGTGCTCATTCATTCTTACATTATCTTGATCTTAATTCTAGAGCTGCATGCAAACAAAGAGATTCAAAGATGAGATTTAAGTTGTACATTCTGTAATCCCTAATATCTCTTGAAGAGCCTGCTTTTCTTGCGTGGCTGACTCATGCCCACCTGCCTCTTGTTCAAAAGGCTGTGCAGGCTTTGTGCAGGCTTTTCCGAGGCAAGACCTAGCCTCAGATGGTAACCTAGTTCTCTAAGGGATGAAGTAGGCCGTCAACagctttgaagagaaaaaacagatgtCTTTCATGATGTGAATACAAGTGCAAGGATAGCCAAATGAGAGATAATATTTCTAATGTACATGAGAAAAACGGgcaaaaatgtttgtttcaaTATCCATGGCAGAGAGGAACAGGCTGTTTTGGTGTCTGTGAACTAGAAGATCAGACAGATCCAGAtcctctgtttcctttctcttagACTGGCTCTCTTGGTGTATGGGACTTATATTggcaaaagagaaggaagaagatcCTTAGCtttgctccttttctcctctgtgtgagAATCAAAAGGAGATCCTTTCAAGAGAAAAGCAGTGGAATTTGCCAGTCCTTGAAAGGACAAAGTGTCATTCTCTGCTGTCTTTCAGGTGAGCCCTTTACTCAGGAGGAAATGGAGGACATGCTTGCCATTGCTCTAGATCCAGAAACAAATACCCTTCACTACAGAGACTACCGTACAAAGCTGGTAGTAGATGAAACTAAGACCTTCCCCTTTAATGTCTGAGATGCCTTTTGGTAACAGCACCATGGCTTGACAGATAGttgaaatatgtattttaaagcatAACAAGCTCAGCTTGTGACTTGGTGCttataattgaaataaaatctgtgtAGTTACGTTTCCTTGGgttctgtgtgtgtatatatttatacatataaaaatatattcacaCCTGGAAAAAGAGCTCTTAACAGAAATACTGTGTAAaatctggaaaagaaatcatGGGATTTTGTTGGAAAATagcaggaaaaataatgttaatGAAGTCAAGAAATAACTTTATGATTCTTTTTGAAAAACTAAGAAAATGAGACCTGTGAAAACATGTAATAAGCAGGTGAGTATCTTAAGATGACTAACTAGTAAGATGCAGCTTTCATATTTAACTGTAAcccttgtttgtgtttaactAATAAAGAACCAGGTAGGTTACACCTTCTGAAATGATATAATAGATCAAATAAACTTTCTATAATTTCTAGTGGTTTTCAAGTATCTGTTTTGTTTACCATAGGCAATTGAACTAGATCAGTTAGTTCCAGTTAGTTTGTATTACTAATCTACTGACATGGTatcttgctttcattttaaacatGCAGAGACGACTCCAGCCATTTCCATGGTTAACTTAATCCTTGAGAACATTTTAGTTACTATAGGCAATGAACAGTTCTCTTTTGTAACCAGTTTGAAAGTCAGTAATTTTAACTCTTCAAAATTTAGGATCACAGGATGAGAATTTGATTTCCATAAACTGATGAAGCACCATTTTTTGAAGCACTATTCCATTAATGTAGAATGGATGTCTCAGCTTTTTTAGCAGACCACCACAGACCTCACAGCTCTTCTCATTTCTAGcttgataattttcttttactgtacTGCTGTTCTTTAACTTGAGTTTAAGTTTTTTCCCCTCGAGTTCTTGCCATGCATTATCTTCTAACAAGTGACCAGCAGCTGATGAGGTCTCAGCTTGTAGGAGACTCTATGTTTTGCTTGTCAAGAGTAGCATCTTGCACTTTGTACTCCACCTCATTTCTGTTTTACTACTCTACCAAATTTGCTTTCCTCCTGTACTATGTTCCacctctccttttccccagctgcATGTTCTAGCTCTGTGTAATCCACAGCCTTCATCAGCTGATGAAATCTGGGGAAGACTGACACAGAGAGGCACTGAGTGCCTCCCTGTCATCCTTCTAGTGGAAGGGAACATGAGCATGAGAACAGAACCTAGGACCCCTCCTCATATCAGGTCTTTTGCCCTACCCATTTGTTTCCTTTGGGCTGGAAGCTCTAACTGTTTTCATGTACAGCTACTAGTGACCCGCTGTGCTTCACAAAGAAGAGATTAGCATGATCTAAATGGGGTGATGGAAGCAGTCTGAAAGAGACCATTTTTTGATTCACTTTTTACTTCTCTAACCCAGTTGTCTTGCACTGATACTTGCTTAAACAGCAAGACAATGAACAGTTAATGTAGACAAAATTTGCAGTTCTAAGCTGCATCTGGGAAACTGCTCCTAAGACTCAGCAATGCACTCTGGTTAACACATTTACTGTGTGTTCCACGTCATTGCCAGtaacaaggaaaaacaaaagctatCCTTAGTGTTATACAGGGGTAAGATACAGATTTTTGAAGATTAAAGCAAGAGCAACAAAGGCctattaagaaaatatatttttattagcCTTCTTCGGTCTCTCTGTCaaagctgaaattattttctctagaTGAATCCTTCTTCTATTTGATGTGGAAGTGTGTTATACTGGGTTTCTGATACGGGTGGTGTGAGTACAAGTCTCATTCACATGCAGTCTTGGAGTCCTTGTCCCCATCATATTGGATATCAGCAGGAAGATGCTTATTTCAGGATATCATTtcacagctcccagtgctccagaGAGAGCACAGTTTGTTTCTAGTGGTGTTTCCCCAGAGGCTGCCTCAGCTGTTGCTGTGTCAAATCAGGATGTCCATGTGCAACACCATTACAATTCATAGTGCAGATAGGATCTTAACATGCATTCTTTTATAATAtatggaattttttattttgcagtccTCAAATGCAAGGAAAGAGGGTATTATGGCAAGTAAAAAGTGTGATTGTGATTGTGTCTGAATTTATTGTACAGCAGCTCTTCCAGTTCCATCTTCTTATACCTGTCCCCAAGAAATATATGTGCAAACATGGAAGACAAAAGCAAGTTGCAGTCTTCTCTTTGGGCATAAGCAAGCAAATTATGTAGGGTTCTGTAGGATCCTAAAACCTGAGTGCACTCTGCCAACTAGGATCAAATAGAGTGGTCTGACAGGCTTGTGAACCGGCTGCCCTGCGGGTTGCCCCAGAAGAGGCTGAGCAGTGGCCACACATGACTGTTCCCTTGCCTGTGCCTTTCATGTCTTGTCGACCCCTGGCCACCCATTTCCCCACGGTGGTGGGAGGCTGCATGAGGGACTGAGTGCCCTGcttctctgtgctccctgcGGATGAGCAGGGACCCATATCCTatggaaagggagaggagacTCAGGGAACCATTTTGGTCAAACTAAAACCCTCCTTGTTCctaaactggaaggaaaaaacaggttACTTTGTCCTCTTCTTTGAAGTGAACAAATTGAACTGCTGAGTGGTCTTGGACTGTCTCTTATTACATGTCTTATTCCTGCTGGCTGTTTTGCCTCTTCCTTCAGGATCAGGAACCAAGTTAAGGGACTGGAACAAGAGAAGAAATCTCCAGGGGAAAACCAGTGTAGCACCTGGATTTCACACAGGGAAGTAGAGCCAAGGCATTGAAGAAACTGGGCAACTCAGAGGGTTTTTTACCTAATTGAAGGAGGGAGATGGAAGGAACTCATTATCTagatgtaaaaaaaccccccaaaattaaaagaagaaatcaaagaagCAAACACTGGAAACCATCTAAACGTACAACTGAATCACCAGGCTGTTTACATCACTGCTGTGAGTTGTAGGCTGGGCAAGAATTTActtgtttaaaattttaagtagGTTCAGCTGTGTCAGGGCATATTTGGTGTATAGTGTATGAGGTGTCTCAGTCTTACTGATACTGTGGAGGAATTCTTCTAGCTGCTGGAATTCTTCTAGCTGAGAGTACAGTTGCTCATATTCCAGGTAATACATTGCTTTTTGTGTTTCCTTCATCAGCTTTGAAGTTGCTTCTCCAAAACACTCTTCTGTTAGTGATAGTCCCATATATATTCACACCTGAAGACCTCAGTGTTTCCCCACTGCAATGCACTCCAACATGATCTTTACAGCTGCTTGAGACTCTCCACTGGCTGttggcagaaacagaaaatgcaggaaTTCCTCCACCAAAATGCTAATGGACCAGTGTCAAACCTGAGACTCCAGGGGAAGAACTGGGCTGTTTATCTGTGCACTTCCACCCATGATATCACACAGCTAAGAGCCTGTAAAATGTTCAGGCTCTTAGCTCTCTTCAGGCAGTAAGAATTTGCTAcctttttctcttgtttcagTTGGTCTTTTCTCTTGGTTCTCTTATGTGTCATGTGTGATATGAGGATTGAAAATGCAAGGGAGTTTTGCTCTGCCCCACACTGCTGATGCACTGCAGCACTCTCTGACAGCTGCCCATATCAGGATGGGACTTATCACTGGATCTAGACTTGTTACCACTGAAATCAGCATGGGCAAAGCCTTTATCAAAGGCAACAGGAAGAGCCTTCAGTTTCATGGGGGAAAGTGGCTGGGGTTGGTGGAGTTCAGCCAAGACTGGGATGGGCATGGGAAgttaggattttttaaatccagTAATACACTGTTATAATTGTGTGAAATGGGGAAGTAGTCTTGACAATGACAGGAGGTTGGCAGACAGGTTTCATTTTGGACTTTGTGAGAGGTGTTGCAGGGTCACATGGTCTCTTGCTACCTGACTTTTCCACTTATAAAGTCAGAGGAATTACAAAGACTAGGAGACAGGGAGTATCAGCCTTGCCTACTTGTATTGCTGACTTTTTGTATCACTAATTCTGATGTTTGCACAGTGTTTTATACTATGATGGTCTGCTTGAAATCAGTGCCTCCAGACCTCCCTGTACCATAATTAATAAAGTTCTCAGCCTTCAAGTCTTCTGTTCCAGACTGTATATTCAGGTCTCAACTTCTAAACAGGTCAGTCCACATCAagtatgtttgtttttcattgaaCACAACTCTCTTTCATAGTATCTCATGCCATGATAGGTTTGGCTATAAAACTAACTATTAAAACCTCTGCTCTTATTGTTGGAGGGTGTTTTTTGCAGGTCAGTACTGAGCATGGGGACTATGCTGATTTAAAAGCTAAAGAAAGATGTGGGTCGAAACCAAGCAGATTCTCCTGTTTAACCTATTTTGAATCCCTGGGGCTACTGTTTGGCTTAGTGTAGTTCTGAAAGCCAAGAAAATGTTACTCACTATGCTGAAAAGATTGATCACAGTATTTGTGTCCTGAGGCCCAAATTCTAAAGCTTGTATTCAGAGAGAACTCCCATTGACTTCAAAGGGAATTCTGCCTACAGAAGAGCTTCAGAAATAGTGATGCACTGGCTCACAAGGCACTGTAAAAACCTTTTAGTCTCTTTAAAGGAGACTTATCTGTCGAAGATCCAACAGAGATGTCCAACCAGGTGCAAACTGTGTCATTGATACAACCAAAACTGTAAAACCGTGGGTGTAAGTAGTTAATTCTTGTCTATAGTAATGCAAGCACGAGTTAGCAAGAGTCAGCAGTCAGAACTTTTCCATATTGTTCAGAGCACAATAAGTGAAACTAGGCATGCTTCTGCATGGAGATGTAAAATTATCTTTTCCTGCTATTATCCTGGAGACACTGCAGCcttaaaaacacacacatgttgcttctttgttttcagATACTAAACCTTTTATTCTGCACTCTGTTTCTTCTAGAAGCCTTTTAGAAGATGCTTCCATGTTGCAAATACCTGCCTAAATggtagcattaaaaaaataattcaaaataagaTGTTTCAAGTAGAGGAGAGCCCTTGAATATTTGCTGTCAACAGCAGTCTCTTTCCTGCCAAGACAGCAGCATCCCCTGGTACAGAACAGGTCCTAAGATTTTCCTTATGGTGTGCAGCCATGTCTTCCCCTAGACACCACCCTAGTGATTAGAGTAACCAGACTGGAGTTCTAAGGGTTTCTAGAGGTGTGGTTTTGAGCTGATAATGCAAGAATTGGAAGCTCTCTGAGGTCTCCCACATCTGTAGGTTATTTAAGTTTTATGCATTACAATAGATTTTACAATGAAGGCTGTACTATGGTCCATTTGGAAACTGGTTAAACTGAAAAGCAATGCCAGTCTTCAGAGCTCCCACAAACACTGAGATGCACTGAAATACAGCtcaaatttaaagaaaaactgagaACCTGTCTCtattttttgtgctttgtcAAAGTGGCAGAGATAGATTGTTATGCTAAATATGATGGTTTTCTATCATTGATCACGAGGGGAGAACTTTCTGAGGAAGTTGTGTAACTAGGAGTGGGAAGAAGACCACTCTAAATACAGGGCCCTTGACTCACTCCATTGAAGACaaaaagaaggcaagaaagaatgcaaggagagaaagaaggaaaggaaaggaaaggaaaggaaaggaaaggaaaggaaaggaaaggaaaggaaaggaaaggaaaggaaaggaaaggaaaggaaaggaaaggaaaggaaaggaaaggaaaggaaaggaaaggaaaggaaaggaaaggaaaggaaaggaaaggaaaggaaaggaaaggaaaggaaaggaaaggaaaggaaaggaaaggaaaggaaaggaaaggaaaggaaaggaaaggaaaggaaaggaaaggaaaggaaaggaaaggaaaggaaaggggaagaaaaaagaaaaagaaaaaagaaaaagaaagaaaaagaaaaagaaaaagaaaaagaaaaagaaaaagaaaaagaaaaagaaaaagaaaaagaaaaagaaaaagaaaaagaaaaaagaaaaagaaaaagaaaaagaaaaagaaaaagaaaaagaaaaagaaaaagaaaaagaaaaagaaaaagaaaaaaaagacccaGAGCCACCATTAGCTGATGATCAGGAAATGTCCTAAGACATGTCTATTTGCTCAGGATAGGTATTATTCAGTGTACAGAAGCTGGCTTAAGCCCCAGATTTAACTGTTTGGATGCAGTTTATTTTCATTGCTTGTCTCATCTGGAGGCACaatgcagtgctgctctcaTCCACCTTTTTGTTACAGTAGGCCTCCAAAGCTCAAATGGGGGAACCTCCCAACAGTTTAGTCTAAGAACATCTATCACAAAAAGCAGGGGATGCACAGAGTAATCTCAGCTACTCTTTTTATAGTTATTTAATCAGCTTTTTACAATTTATATAAAAAAGCTGTGAGTTTTGTCTGTTGCTCTTTTGCCAAGACAGATTTATTTCATTGTCACACCAGAGTACATATCCTGGAAGCATCTGTAAAAATGCACTGGGAACACAGGtaaaagaaactgctgaaagAATGTAAGAACTGGCTTTACTACACCAATGTAAAGAAAGAGGTTAGTCCTTTTTAGTTGGTGAtatctctgttttcctcttcGAAAATGTACTGCCTTTCCAGCATAACTAGATGGACTAGCGGATCTGCCACCAGAACTTCTCTTCAAAACAGCTAAATGAACACTGGACACAGTAGCAGACACTGcagagcttaaaaaaaccccaaccccaaactaAGAGATAAATCTCTTTGTAGGGACTTTTCTAATTGCCAAGGGTATGTTCTCTCTGGCAGAGATGATACAGCGATACCCAGTGAGAGGAAGAGTTCCAGTGACAAAAGGGAATAATGATAACTCTTTCTTTTGAATTTGATGGCAGAATTTTAACATGGGAGTCACCTAAGCTCCATAAACTGTCTGTGTAGCATCCTTATTCCAGAACATGGGCACTTGATGCTGAGAAGAAAGGACCATTTAAATGTTTTGAGGAATTTTTATACCCACAGACATTAGTCTCTAGCTGTGGAAGAACACATTCCCTATGTAAGCCATGCTAGCTGGCCTGCAATAGCCAGAAACTGTTGCTCCCATAGGAGGCAATGTCAGCTGGAAGCATACagctaaaaaataaagagaaagcctgttctgttttctcagaATAACACAGAAGCTGAACTTCATCGCTCACACCCTGCCTGTTCTCAGGGGGGAAGCAAAGGCTTTACAGTGATCCAGACACAAGGGGAAATGCTGAACAGTAGAGTGAAGACATTTGGGACATAAAGTTAGAAAATGTGACCTACAAGTAGATGTGTTGACCACCTTTTACATGCAATGTTCACCCCCAAGATAGGTAATGTCAATCATGTCCTATGTTATTACATGCTTACGGAAAGGTGAGCGCAGGAAAAACATTtgaatttagagaaaaaaatacacaaatcaAGATGGGACGTAAAGTCCAATTTGGTGATGAGGGCTTGCCAGATTAAGTTCCTACAAAACAAGAAGATGCAACACCTGCATTCAGAGACCTACAGTGAAAGAGTGGCTGCCTGGGCTAATAAGAAATCTTCTGGAGCTCAATAACCATGGAAACCTCAGTAAAAGGAATGCATCTCcaataaaattcagaaaagagaagaagaaatgatAACTGGAGAACCTTCAGAAGCAAAAATACATGTACTTCCTTCCCCAGAGATGCTTGTAGTAcaaacaggttttatttttaaaccaaaatattctTACTATAGGCGTCTATAGGAAACTGTTTGGTGCAAAGGCTTTGTAAATATCCTTTATACAGTTGTCACATATCTGCATTTATGAAGGTCTTGGTTTTAGAAGCTTTTGGACAATTTCACTCTCAGTTTTCATATAaacaagaaataagaaataatctGTCTTCCTCACTTCTCTCAATAGCTTCAAAAACAATAAAAGCCATCTAAAAGTAAGTAGCTGTGGAAGACCACAGCATGCCTTTCTAACTTGTATTTAATATGTTTTGTACTGTCCCTTGTTAGGACCCAAGTTTATATTAGTGCTGTTCAAATATGACTCTTATTATTTCTATACTTAGTGAGGTCTGTGAGGGACACTGTCAGAAACTACAGGTAAATAATGGTGGGGAAAAGACCAGCTCTGCATCAGTTTATGAATAAAGCTCAGGGAGCGACAGAAGAAACAATGCATTCATCACTGCTAAAATTTAACTCTGTAACTTACCTTCCAATAAAAATTCATAACAAGGACAATAAAAATGGCAAGAGAGGAACATTCTTCCCCTTTCACTATTGTCATTACCTTTTGTTTGTTCAGCACTCATGTGTATCCAGCCGAGACCAGTAAGttcacttttcttttattatGACCTGAACCAGATAAAAACTGTAAGGTAGAACTCTGCACTAAACTTTTGCTTTGTTGATGAAATCTTTAAGCCTTACAATATTTGTTAAAGAGCAATAGATAAGATTCTGTTTGCCGGAATTTTTCAGGTAGTAGCTGGATTAAATAAATTTGTTCAGAAATGGCTGTCTTCAGTCCTTGCTGATCAGTGACTGTTCCTCTGAACAGCTGTTCCCCACCTGGGGAGCAAACCTTGCACTGTCCCATTACTGCCTCA encodes the following:
- the EFCAB2 gene encoding dynein regulatory complex protein 8 isoform X2, with the translated sequence MAEEEEETGQDDLVAEIEKKITEAFEVFDRESNNTVDEREIGCIIRSLGCFPNEAEVQELLDKMEVEEPGGFVHLEKFLPVMTKVLLDRRFRPIPEDVIVHAFEALDENKRGYITKEDLVKHLTEGDWLSWCMGLILAKEKEEDP
- the EFCAB2 gene encoding dynein regulatory complex protein 8 isoform X1, which translates into the protein MAEEEEETGQDDLVAEIEKKITEAFEVFDRESNNTVDEREIGCIIRSLGCFPNEAEVQELLDKMEVEEPGGFVHLEKFLPVMTKVLLDRRFRPIPEDVIVHAFEALDENKRGYITKEDLVKHLTEGGEPFTQEEMEDMLAIALDPETNTLHYRDYRTKLVVDETKTFPFNV